In Gemmatimonadota bacterium, the genomic stretch TTCCGCGATGTAACGGACTGCGACGGAAGTCCCCATATAGCGCTTCGACTTCGAAACCGCAGAGTTCGAGGAGGTGCTGCATCTCATACCGATACAGGTAGCGGTAGAAAATCGGAATGACCGTATTGGAAACCTCTTTGCCTCCATGGTCCAGTTCGTGGAAATACTGGTAGACTGTCACGCTCTGTTCAACCGGATCGAATTGCCTCGTATCCCACGCCATGACCCGGTTACCGGAATCCGGATGCGTGAACGTCCAGATATGATCCAGCGAACCGCCCGGTGTATCCAGGCTGGCGGCGATCACATCCGGACTGGGGGCCATCACGTCGAATACAAGCCGGCCATAGTCGGTCAGATGATCGTTGATGCGCTTCAGCGCGGTTCGCTGATCTTCTTCGGTCAACATGTAATTGAAGGTGCGATAGGGTATAACGACCAGGTTAAAGCGCCGATCCAGGTCGAAGGCCCGCATGTCATGATCGACGAGTCGTACGCGTTGCCTCGTTTTATCAGGCAGACGGGCGACTTTAGCCCGCGCGATATCCAGCATCGCCGGTGCCTGGTCGAGACCGACGACGGCTACGCCGGACTCGGCGATAGGGATCATGATCCGGCCGGTGCCGCAGCCGATCTCCAGCACGGGACCGCCGGCTTTCCGTGCCTCTTCCACGTAGAACGCCACGTCGCCGTCGATCCCTGTCGAAAAGCGATCGTAGAATCCGGCGTCCGTCCGGTCATACTCCGACAAAATGTAGTACTCCCAGGCAACTTCAACGCGATACCGGAATTTAGTGAC encodes the following:
- a CDS encoding class I SAM-dependent methyltransferase, which encodes VLCSRAGYSCELQDAFPGPDAFSGRPRSLLNRYLVFLVTKFRYRVEVAWEYYILSEYDRTDAGFYDRFSTGIDGDVAFYVEEARKAGGPVLEIGCGTGRIMIPIAESGVAVVGLDQAPAMLDIARAKVARLPDKTRQRVRLVDHDMRAFDLDRRFNLVVIPYRTFNYMLTEEDQRTALKRINDHLTDYGRLVFDVMAPSPDVIAASLDTPGGSLDHIWTFTHPDSGNRVMAWDTRQFDPVEQSVTVYQYFHELDHGGKEVSNTVIPIFYRYLYRYEMQHLLELCGFEVEALYGDFRRSPLHRGTEQVWMARKTGNA